The following are encoded together in the Bos taurus isolate L1 Dominette 01449 registration number 42190680 breed Hereford chromosome 10, ARS-UCD2.0, whole genome shotgun sequence genome:
- the ZDHHC22 gene encoding palmitoyltransferase ZDHHC22 isoform X1: MLALRLLNVVAPAYFLCIALVTLVLQLFLFLPRMREDPTAARLFSPALLHGALFLFLSANALGNYVLVIQNSPDDLDACQGAEARRALCPPPSTHFCRVCARVTLRHDHHCFFTGNCIGSRNMRNFILFCLYTSLACLYSMVAGVAYISAVLSISFAHPLAFLTLLPTSISQFFSGAVLGSEMFVILMLYLWFAIGLACAGFCCHQLLLILRGQTRHQVRKGVAVRARPWRKNLQEVFGKRWLLGLLVPMFNVGSESCKQRDK, translated from the exons ATGCTGGCCCTGAGGCTGCTCAACGTGGTGGCCCCTGCCTACTTCCTGTGCATCGCCCTGGTGACCTTGGTGCTGCAGCTCTTCCTGTTTCTGCCCCGCATGCGTGAGGACCCCACAGCCGCCCGCCTCTTCTCGCCCGCCCTGCTCCACGGGGCGCTCTTCCTGTTCCTCTCCGCCAACGCCCTGGGCAACTATGTCCTGGTCATCCAGAACTCCCCGGACGACCTGGATGCCTGCCAGGGGGCTGAGGCCAGGAGGGCCCTGTGCCCCCCGCCCAGCACCCACTTCTGCCGCGTGTGCGCCAGAGTCACCCTGAGGCACGACCACCACTGTTTCTTCACCGGCAACTGCATCGGAAGCAGGAACATGCGAAACTTCATCCTGTTCTGCCTCTACACCTCGCTGGCCTGCCTCTACTCCATGGTGGCCGGCGTGGCCTACATCTCCGCGGTCCTGTCCATCTCCTTCGCCCACCCCCTGGCCTTCCTCACGCTCCTTCCCACCTCCATCAGCCAGTTCTTCTCTG GAGCTGTCCTCGGTTCTGAAATGTTCGTCATCCTCATGCTTTATCTCTGGTTTGCCATTGGCCTGGCCTGCGCTGGCTTCTGCTGCCATCAGCTGCTGTTGATTCTCCGGGGGCAGACCCGCCACCAGGTGCGGAAGGGGGTGGCGGTGAGGGCCCGGCCTTGGCGCAAGAACTTACAGGAGGTCTTCGGGAAGAGGTGGCTGTTGGGCCTGCTGGTCCCCATGTTCAATGTTGGAAGCGAGAGCTGCAAGCAGCGGGACAAGTAG